GTAGCCCAAGTAATGAAGCAAGGTTTAGATAAAGTACTTGCACATAGAAAAGCAACAGGTGATGCCTTTCACTTTAATTGGTCACTTATGATTGCCGATGACTTCCAACACCCTTTTGAGCCTACACATGAAAATATGGCAAATCTAAACATTAGTAACGAACTCCCTACGGCTGAACTCGCTGCTAATTTGCGCCGCGCCTTTTCAGGGATAGTTGCAGGTAACGTAAAATCAGGGGGCATCAAAGCAATTAGAGAATTTGGTCCTTTTGAAATATCTGGGGATAAAAAGATCATGGCGCTAATGGATAAACTACTTGCCTCGTTTGTAACACAACAACGTATGAAGTTACCTGGTAGTGAGTATATTCCCTGTTATAAAGTTATTGAGGGTTAATATTGTCCGCTCACTTAATACTCATTGATGCTCTAAATTTAATTCGTCGTGTGTACGCTGTACAAGAGCGTCCTTTTATCCAAATAAAGCAGGATCACGACGATGAGCTATCAGCCAGCACCTTAAAACAAGTACTATTTAATACGCAAAATACCTGTGTAAACGCTTTAATAAAAATTATCGACCAACATCAGCCGACGCACGCATTGACTGTATTTGATAGTCAAGAGCCCTGCTGGCGGTATCAATTATTTGAGGGGTACAAGAAAGGCAGAAAGAAGATGCCTGATCACCTTGCAAATAAATTAATTGATATACAAGATGCTTTTATGGAACAAGGTGTTGATTCACTGACATCAGACGAAGATGAAGCTGATGATCTTATCGCTACTTTAGCGGTGAAGATGGCACTTCACGGTCAAAAAGTGACTATTATTTCGACCGATAAAGGTTTCCTACCTTTACTTAGCCCTAACATACATATTTATGATTACTTTAATCGCCGCTATTTGGATGAAGAACATGTTCAAAGTAAGTTTAGTGTTAAGACGTCTCAACTGATAGATTTTTGGACGCTAACTGGCGATAATACCAATAAAATTGAAGGTGTTAGTGGTATTGGCCAAGTTACTGCAGCAAAGTTACTTAACCAATATGGTTCATTGAAGGCGATACTTGAAGCGACTGATTTAAAAGACTCGCTTGCAGAGAAGTTAACACAAAGCCTCGAACAGATGGATTTGGCAAGAAAGCTATTAACATTGAAACAAGATATCCCTTTAGGCTTTAATTTAAAAGATATCCGCTTAACAACCTCTTCATCTGCCCACGAGATTAATGCTAATATAAACCTAACTACTGATGATAAAAGTTAATACTAGAAAGA
The DNA window shown above is from Colwellia psychrerythraea 34H and carries:
- the xni gene encoding flap endonuclease Xni → MSAHLILIDALNLIRRVYAVQERPFIQIKQDHDDELSASTLKQVLFNTQNTCVNALIKIIDQHQPTHALTVFDSQEPCWRYQLFEGYKKGRKKMPDHLANKLIDIQDAFMEQGVDSLTSDEDEADDLIATLAVKMALHGQKVTIISTDKGFLPLLSPNIHIYDYFNRRYLDEEHVQSKFSVKTSQLIDFWTLTGDNTNKIEGVSGIGQVTAAKLLNQYGSLKAILEATDLKDSLAEKLTQSLEQMDLARKLLTLKQDIPLGFNLKDIRLTTSSSAHEINANINLTTDDKS